CAGCCCCCGTCCGAACTCGGACGGGGGCTGCGGCGTCGCTGAGCGTGACGCTCAGGGGTGGGTCACTTCGTCGGCTTCTCGGCCTGGGAGTCGCCGGGTGCCTTGTCGATGGAGCGCTCGGTCTCGTGGGCGTCGTGGCCCGGCATCGCCCAGCGCGCCGTCGTCATGCCCTCGGCCTTGGCGCGCTCGAGCGCTTCCTCGACGGTCTTCTGCGCGGCCGCGGCGTCGACCCAGTGCGAACCCTCTTCGACGGACTTGCCCGGCTCGAGCGCTTTGTACGTCTCGAAGAAGTGCGACATCTCCTTGAGCGTGAAGTCGGAGACGTCCTTGATGTCCGTCACGTGGTCCTGACGCGGGTCGCCCGCGGGGATGCACAGGATCTTGTCGTCGCCGCCGGCCTCGTCGACCATGCGGAAGACACCGATGGCGCGGGCGCGCACGACGCAGCCGGGGAACGTCGGCTCGTCGATGAGCAGCAGCGCGTCCAGCGGGTCGCCGTCCTCACCGAGGGTGTCCTCGATGTAGCCGTAGTCGGCCGGGTAGTGCATCGCGGTGAACAGGATGCGGTCGAGGCGGATGC
This region of Dermacoccus nishinomiyaensis genomic DNA includes:
- a CDS encoding inorganic diphosphatase, whose product is MEFDVTIEIPRGTRNKYEVDHETGRIRLDRILFTAMHYPADYGYIEDTLGEDGDPLDALLLIDEPTFPGCVVRARAIGVFRMVDEAGGDDKILCIPAGDPRQDHVTDIKDVSDFTLKEMSHFFETYKALEPGKSVEEGSHWVDAAAAQKTVEEALERAKAEGMTTARWAMPGHDAHETERSIDKAPGDSQAEKPTK